In Niveispirillum cyanobacteriorum, the following proteins share a genomic window:
- a CDS encoding DUF1489 family protein yields the protein MTIHLLRLAVGAESLQSMRDWRRDHQITWQGRAVVPTYTKRAPTRVAELLDGGCIYWVVKGFVQCRQRFVGFDMIRDVDGTEYCRMLMNPELTETVSMPKRPFQGWRYLKPEEAPADLGEGQGGDPLPEHLLAELRALGLA from the coding sequence ATGACCATCCATCTTCTGCGCCTGGCCGTGGGCGCCGAAAGCCTTCAATCGATGCGTGACTGGCGCCGCGATCACCAGATCACCTGGCAAGGGCGGGCTGTCGTTCCCACGTATACAAAGCGGGCACCGACGCGGGTGGCGGAGCTGCTGGATGGTGGCTGTATCTATTGGGTGGTGAAAGGCTTTGTGCAGTGCCGTCAGCGTTTTGTCGGCTTTGACATGATCCGCGACGTCGACGGCACCGAATATTGCCGCATGTTGATGAATCCGGAACTGACCGAAACCGTCTCCATGCCCAAGCGCCCGTTCCAGGGCTGGCGCTATCTGAAGCCGGAGGAAGCGCCGGCTGATCTGGGGGAAGGGCAGGGGGGTGATCCTCTGCCGGAGCATCTTCTGGCCGAATTGCGGGCTCTGGGGCTCGCCTGA
- a CDS encoding AGE family epimerase/isomerase translates to MREFFDADWRPAPGVAGRIVEPGHQFEWAWLLLRWGRARRRDDAVQAGLRLLEIGERHGIDPARNVAFNSLLDDFSIHDHSARLWPQTERLKAAVLAAEITGQADFWTLASHTADGLLRYLDTPVPGLWWDKLSADGIFTDEPAPASSFYHIVCAIAEFDRAIRAAGG, encoded by the coding sequence TTGCGTGAATTTTTCGATGCTGACTGGCGCCCTGCCCCTGGCGTGGCGGGCCGCATCGTGGAACCGGGGCATCAGTTCGAATGGGCCTGGCTGCTGCTGCGCTGGGGCCGCGCCCGCCGGCGGGATGATGCGGTGCAGGCCGGCCTGCGGCTTCTGGAGATCGGGGAGAGACACGGTATCGATCCTGCCCGCAATGTGGCTTTCAACAGCCTTCTGGATGATTTCTCCATCCATGACCATAGCGCTCGCCTGTGGCCACAGACGGAACGGCTGAAGGCCGCCGTGCTGGCGGCGGAAATTACGGGACAGGCTGATTTCTGGACCCTGGCCAGCCATACCGCCGATGGTCTGCTGCGCTATCTAGACACGCCGGTGCCGGGGCTGTGGTGGGACAAACTGTCCGCCGACGGCATCTTTACCGATGAACCGGCACCGGCCAGCAGCTTCTACCACATTGTCTGTGCGATAGCGGAGTTTGACCGGGCTATACGCGCTGCGGGCGGATGA
- a CDS encoding LacI family DNA-binding transcriptional regulator, translated as MANSDDHDNAAGGMRRKSAVTVHDVAKLAGVSPMTVSRVVNGTKVREPLRKKVDAAIRQLNYVPNIAARVARSGSMRIGVLFNNPRSGNLGDFLMGAFQQSGRDGSQLVIEPVAAHPTPVDAVRKLVSTGVDGVILPPPLCDSLEALDLLWQADIAALSFATADPRSHSSAVLVDDFEGARAIVRHLLTLGHRDIAFVRGNPSHSPALRREEGFRAAMAQAGQVIRPDWVVQGDFSYRSGLEVGRRLLAGGGPRPTAIFSSNDDMAAAIMAIALGMGLRVPGDVSIAGFDDTPIASLMWPQLTTVHQPIAEMASKAVEILTDFIKERRTGAVPAVRHHVAPFALRERESTGPASPR; from the coding sequence GTGGCGAACAGCGACGATCACGACAATGCCGCAGGCGGCATGCGCCGCAAGAGTGCTGTCACCGTGCATGATGTGGCAAAGCTGGCTGGTGTGTCGCCCATGACCGTGTCACGGGTCGTCAATGGCACCAAGGTGCGCGAACCCCTGCGCAAGAAGGTGGATGCAGCCATCCGGCAATTGAACTACGTTCCCAATATCGCTGCACGGGTGGCACGGTCGGGTTCCATGCGGATCGGTGTGCTGTTTAATAACCCGCGCTCCGGCAATCTGGGTGACTTTCTGATGGGGGCGTTTCAGCAGAGCGGGCGTGACGGTAGCCAACTGGTGATTGAACCGGTGGCGGCACATCCCACACCCGTCGATGCGGTACGCAAACTCGTGTCTACCGGTGTCGACGGCGTGATCCTGCCGCCGCCTCTATGCGACAGCCTGGAAGCATTGGATCTGCTTTGGCAGGCGGATATCGCCGCGCTGAGTTTCGCCACTGCTGACCCCCGTTCCCATTCCAGTGCCGTGCTGGTGGATGATTTTGAGGGCGCGCGCGCCATCGTCCGCCATTTGCTGACGCTGGGGCATCGTGACATCGCCTTTGTGCGGGGCAATCCCAGCCATTCCCCCGCGTTGCGACGGGAGGAGGGGTTCCGCGCCGCAATGGCGCAGGCGGGACAAGTCATCCGTCCGGATTGGGTGGTTCAAGGCGATTTCAGCTATCGTTCCGGCCTGGAGGTGGGGCGCCGCCTGCTGGCGGGTGGTGGCCCGCGCCCCACGGCCATCTTCTCCAGCAATGATGATATGGCGGCGGCCATCATGGCCATCGCCCTGGGGATGGGGCTGCGGGTGCCGGGCGATGTTTCCATCGCCGGCTTTGACGATACGCCCATCGCTTCGTTGATGTGGCCGCAATTGACGACGGTGCATCAACCCATTGCCGAAATGGCGTCTAAGGCCGTGGAGATCCTGACCGATTTCATCAAGGAACGGCGAACCGGCGCCGTGCCCGCCGTGCGTCACCATGTGGCCCCCTTTGCCCTGCGCGAACGGGAAAGCACCGGGCCGGCATCGCCCCGATGA
- a CDS encoding glycoside hydrolase family 43 protein, with protein sequence MSVRNGIVTGAFLALLPLSFSVADASLVTADIGMNPGIWVPDQGDGTYINPVLNGDYSDPDVVRVGDDYYMTASSFTNVPGLPVLHSKDLVNWTLIGHALPRLVPDAHHSIPRRGGGVWAPAIRHHAGQFWIYYPDPDYGIYVVTATNPAGPWTAPVLVDSSKGAIDPAPFWDEDGQGWLVHSYAASRAGVEKKNRVVLKRLSPDGQRTLDDGVVIVDGNTLPPVMTSQGPKPWFTTEGPKLYKRRGWYYIFAPSGSVKGGWQGVFRARAITGPYEGRSVMDQGDTQWNGPHQGAWVDTPTGQDWFIHFQDADSYGRRVMLQPMRWGSDGWPIIGERQKGMHYGQPVTRHKKPDLPAQPIAALPTNDDFADGYHLGWQWSSNPADDWIDRSVKGKLRLKSASSSANLWEAGNLLTQKLPGMRFTATTSLTLAATQIGERAGLLVLGYDYAWIGLENTADGVKLVQVTRLNADHGGRNGQVLSSSETVLAAGVRVDGPVHVRARFEPVTVAEPAPGFAHYWPSMLRSTHARVQFSYSLDGVNFSAIGKPFQTLPGRWVGTQIGLFAQAAGGTPAFSATRVGYAEFASFTVTD encoded by the coding sequence CGGGGATTATTCCGACCCCGATGTCGTGCGTGTCGGTGACGACTACTACATGACGGCATCCAGCTTCACCAACGTGCCGGGCCTGCCTGTGCTGCATTCCAAGGATCTGGTGAACTGGACCCTGATCGGGCATGCGCTGCCCCGGCTGGTGCCCGATGCCCATCACAGCATCCCCCGGCGTGGTGGCGGTGTCTGGGCACCAGCCATCCGCCATCACGCGGGCCAGTTCTGGATTTACTATCCAGATCCGGATTACGGCATCTATGTCGTGACTGCCACCAACCCCGCGGGCCCCTGGACGGCACCGGTGCTGGTGGATAGCAGCAAAGGTGCCATCGATCCCGCCCCCTTCTGGGATGAGGATGGACAGGGCTGGCTTGTTCATTCCTATGCCGCTTCACGGGCGGGGGTGGAGAAGAAAAACCGCGTTGTCCTGAAACGACTGTCCCCCGATGGGCAGCGCACCCTGGATGACGGTGTGGTGATCGTTGACGGCAATACGCTGCCCCCGGTCATGACATCACAAGGTCCCAAGCCCTGGTTCACGACAGAGGGGCCGAAGCTCTACAAGCGCAGAGGCTGGTATTACATTTTCGCTCCGTCCGGCAGTGTGAAGGGCGGCTGGCAGGGTGTGTTCCGCGCCCGTGCCATCACCGGCCCCTATGAAGGCCGCTCCGTGATGGATCAGGGCGACACGCAATGGAACGGCCCGCATCAGGGGGCCTGGGTCGACACACCCACGGGCCAGGATTGGTTCATCCATTTTCAGGATGCGGACAGCTATGGCCGCCGCGTCATGCTGCAGCCCATGCGATGGGGCAGTGATGGCTGGCCCATCATCGGCGAACGGCAGAAGGGAATGCATTACGGACAGCCCGTCACCCGCCACAAAAAGCCCGACCTGCCGGCCCAACCCATCGCCGCCCTGCCAACCAACGATGATTTTGCCGATGGCTATCATCTGGGCTGGCAATGGAGCTCCAATCCCGCCGATGACTGGATCGACCGGTCGGTGAAGGGCAAACTGCGCCTGAAATCCGCCTCATCGTCGGCCAACCTGTGGGAAGCCGGCAATCTGCTGACGCAGAAACTGCCGGGCATGCGGTTTACAGCAACCACCAGCCTGACCCTGGCGGCGACACAGATCGGCGAACGGGCCGGGCTACTGGTTCTGGGATATGATTACGCCTGGATCGGCCTGGAAAACACCGCCGACGGGGTAAAACTGGTGCAGGTAACCCGCCTGAACGCCGATCATGGCGGCCGCAACGGACAGGTTCTCTCCAGTTCTGAAACGGTGCTGGCAGCCGGGGTCAGGGTCGACGGCCCCGTGCATGTCCGTGCCCGGTTTGAACCGGTAACAGTGGCCGAACCGGCACCCGGCTTTGCCCATTACTGGCCGTCGATGCTGCGCTCCACCCATGCGCGGGTACAGTTCAGCTACAGCCTGGACGGCGTAAACTTCAGCGCTATCGGCAAACCCTTCCAGACCCTGCCCGGTCGCTGGGTCGGCACACAGATCGGCCTTTTCGCGCAGGCTGCCGGTGGTACACCCGCCTTCAGTGCCACCCGTGTCGGCTATGCAGAGTTTGCGAGCTTTACCGTGACAGACTGA